Within Gambusia affinis linkage group LG01, SWU_Gaff_1.0, whole genome shotgun sequence, the genomic segment AGCAATTGTTGgaatgtttatttcaaagtaaCCACTGCTGTattttaaagaagcaaaatgatttttgatcaaaatacatgttgtttatttgattATACAAATGAATGACATGAACAACCAGACACATCTGAATAGAGGGCATGATTTCTACCTAGATTAGCTTTTGTGTGAAGTCAGCTGCACAACATGTggcttgttttaatttccttCTATTTTGCTCCTATCACCACCATTATTCACTAGACTATTTTTTGATGCAATTTGGTTCTAGTGCTTCAGATGGAGGTATTATATACTctataaatattgtatttttcatattttgtgtcaCTTTCGTGAGACCCATTGGATTTCAGGACCAAAATATAGCATTTGAGGTAATTGTGGTGACAAGAAACTTCCAACTACACCAAAACAGACTTGACAATTTTAAAAGCTCTACTGTGGTTGATGACAGGCATACCTGAAAGCAGAGACAGCTTATTCTTGGACTGTCCCTGCAGTCTCCTTTGAGCATGAAAGAAGAgcccaaacataaaaaatcagaaaatttacACGTACGTTGGCATCATTAAGTGTTGAGATCCCTGAAACAGTCGTCTGCCCTCTAGTCTGAATTGCACACCATGATCTTTTGATGTCTCTGCATAATGATCTGGTGTGTGAATTCAGCGAATGCCATGACTAGATTTGTGAAGGGTTCTGATTCAGCTTACATTGGTTTTTGAGCAGGTGAAAATCAGGAGGGTGTGAAACTGCAGGTAGGAAGAGAATTGCTGCCTACACTAATTAAAATCTACAAACCTTCTCTTTCCGTTTTGCTTTAGTGGCTCTAATGTGACTTCTGGTAGTGTGCAGAAAAACCTTTAAGTGACACCATGAGGTGGTTGTAAATGGTCTGCTGAGATGCTGACGGGCATATTCAGGTTACATAGATTTCAACATGCAAATgcctgaaaaaaatattgtcagtagattattttttatgacaaagcCTCTAGATCATTTCAGGGTTGGGGCTGGCAATGGAAAATGTGATGTGATcataaaagcaaaaccaaaaaacatggaaacctttgaatgtatttttttaatccacctAAAACAACAGTTAAATGTTCGGCAAATTGTGTCATTTCAGTGTCTGACCCTAAGGACACTCACAGCAGAGAATCTGGCATGGTTGAtcactctttttatttaatcacaaaAGCCATTAGAAATAAGGCCTTTATTGAAGTATTGAATGAGGACTGTTGTCACAATACatactgtttttgcttttcccTTTTATCCCAGGTGCTTGTGAATATAGGAAACTACTTCACATTTGAGTCCGTCTTTCTTTCCCCAAGAAAAGGAGTCTACAGTTTTAACTTCCACGTCATTAAAGTGTACCAGAGCCAAACTATACAGGTACTGTCTTCATTTAGTTCACACaccattttctgtaaaaatggcTAAACATATTATAGTatttcttctaaaaatattaactgaCACAATTATATCAGCTTTAAAAATTGTTAATCatcaaaaaccttaaaaagatGTACTCTACATATCACTTttagcaattttgtttacaagaaaaatgggtgaatttagcattttatacCTATGCTGACCAGAAGGCAAGCACAAATGATACAgaagtaaaacaacaatatcTGATACCTTCATTTCAGGATGCTTTCTTTAAGTGGAATTGGTAATAATGCATCCATGACAcgtggaaaaaataatttattttataaatgtggtCTAGTGGAAATGCCAGCCTTAATCAAAACAACTCGAAAAGTCTGAGGTTCCTCCTTAACTCACCATGGCTGGATTGTTGTTAGCGTCACTCAGCTGAATGTGGTTAGTTGGGTCACTGAACCTATTAATCAGAGTTAGATTTTTCCAACTTCTATAGTAAAATAGTTCAGGTGAACACAATATAATGACATCTTCTAGAAACACACCATAGCATTGTATTAACTAAAAAAAGTGCCATTTTGTCAATTGATAATCATTTGATGGCACACTTTACTTATTTATCACACACTCCTTATGCAGACTTCTCTATAATTATGAGATCACTAATTGGccaaaagatttgaaaaatctAAGCTGATAAGTGTTTCTTGTACATACGTGAGTATATTCCCTTCAGTGCCTTCATGGGACTGAAAAGAAATAAGGCTAGTCGGTTAACTGAAAAACTATGTTAATGTAGTGGAGCAGACAACAAAGCCTAAATATAAAATCATTCAGAATCAAAAATGTTAGACATTCATCACACCAAAGGGTTTGGACTCTGGGCAGTCTTTAGtaaaactagattaaaaagcaagagaaaaaagaTCAGAGCATATGTTGAAAAGATATATTTATTAGAACTTATTTTTGGTAAATCAGATAAATAGTACTATCAGAACCAAACTAATAGGATAGGTGTTTTACtaaccagaataaaaaaatcttttcaccAAGCATTAGTCATATCAACCACGCGACAGCTCTGTCAGCTCAGGAAGGACCCCTTCTTATTGCAGCAGTTTTAACAGTGGTAGCAAGTCACCTtggattttattggatttttgcTTTTCCAATGCCCCACTGCTCCTTTAAATCTCATTAAATTGGTTTAGTAGTCTAAACCACTGGTTTCCTAATTCGGGGTTGGAACCCCACTGGGGTTTGTGAATCAGCAAGTGTGGAGTCCAGAACCTCTCTGCACTACTCTGATAATAGAAAGCACACTTATGCTGTAAATGTTATATGTCAGTGTTAAATAGATAAAAGTAATATATTTACCCATGATTATGTTTCTATTATCAGAACACTCTTGTTTAATTGACCTTCTGGTATGATTAACTGATAAATGATGGTCTTTTCCACCAGTATTCTGTTACTCAGAGCctgaaaagtttggaaatcaCTGGTCTAGACAAATGGCAATGAATATATACCTCTACAAAAGCAGGATCAAAGTATGTATAAAAATAGTCCCATAATAAATTGAAGTCTACTTATTTGAATAATCAtttaatatgaagaaaaacagcagattatAGCAAACAAATTTTAGACTGAGCGGAAGTTGGGTTCTTTTGTTGTTCAAGTAAGCAAATGTCTCCATCACAGAGGGAAgcatcatatttcacatttacatGTTCTTCAGTGGCAAATAtataaaaggaaacattttttactttttcacaaatccTCAACTTCTAGTATCTTAGTGTCAAAGCAGCCAAAAGTGAGTGGTTTCCCTGAACGTTCATCCAATTTGAAAATCTCACTTGAGGATGCAGTCAAACTTTCGACTGACAATATTATTCTATACTTACCAGCACACCGTCTTAACTTTAATAAATGTCTGCGTTGCAGTTTTGTGCTTGTTGTTTGCACCTTATTGTCATCCTTTTACTTGCACATTCATTAATTGTTACTTTCTATTCAGGTTAATTTGATGCTAAACGGAAAACCAGTCATCTCTGCCTTTGCAGGCGACAAAGATGTGACTCGTGAAGCTGCCACCAATGGAGTTCTACTTTATCTTGAAAAAGAGGACAAAGTTTATCTGAAGCTGGAAAAGGGAAATCTGGTGGGCGGATGGCAATACTCAACGTTCTCCGGCTTTCTCGTTTTCCCTCtgtagaagaa encodes:
- the cbln4 gene encoding cerebellin-4, with the protein product MVNSLILLLSWMMISGVARAQNDTEPIVLEGKCLVVCDSNPATDWRSSSSPLGISVRAANSKVAFSAVRSNNHEPSEMSNKTRIIYFDQVLVNIGNYFTFESVFLSPRKGVYSFNFHVIKVYQSQTIQVNLMLNGKPVISAFAGDKDVTREAATNGVLLYLEKEDKVYLKLEKGNLVGGWQYSTFSGFLVFPL